A region of Nostoc sp. 'Peltigera membranacea cyanobiont' N6 DNA encodes the following proteins:
- a CDS encoding photosystem I assembly protein Ycf4, which yields MTTSTTINKGDRLLHQNVLGSRRFSNYWWATIVTLGASGFLLAGISSYLKVNLLIVSDPTQLVFVPQGLVMGLYGSAGLLLATYLWLVILLDVGGGYNEFDRETGTIKIFRWGFPGKNRRIEIDSRIEDVQSVRIAVKEGLNPRRALYLRIKGRRDIPLTRVGQPLSLTELETEGAKLARFLEVSLEGL from the coding sequence ATGACGACATCAACAACGATTAACAAAGGCGATCGCCTCCTGCATCAAAATGTTCTCGGTTCTCGTCGGTTCAGTAACTACTGGTGGGCAACTATCGTTACCTTGGGAGCAAGCGGCTTTTTATTGGCTGGGATATCCAGCTATTTAAAAGTTAATTTACTCATAGTTTCCGATCCAACTCAACTGGTATTTGTCCCCCAAGGATTGGTAATGGGGTTATATGGCTCTGCTGGCTTGCTATTAGCCACATACCTATGGCTAGTGATTTTATTGGATGTAGGTGGCGGTTACAACGAATTCGATCGGGAAACTGGCACAATCAAAATCTTTCGTTGGGGTTTTCCCGGCAAAAACCGCCGAATTGAGATAGATAGCCGCATAGAAGATGTACAATCTGTGCGAATAGCCGTAAAAGAAGGTCTTAATCCCCGTCGCGCCCTCTATCTACGCATTAAAGGGCGGCGTGATATCCCCTTAACACGGGTTGGACAACCGTTATCTTTAACAGAGTTAGAAACAGAAGGTGCAAAGTTAGCCCGCTTTTTGGAAGTGTCACTAGAAGGATTGTAA
- a CDS encoding SNF2-related protein, which yields MAILHGNWLLKSQKGCLFIWGETWRSPRANFEPNGSGDIPVHPLAMTSVELSEWLVSQKMAISNFIQQPQVAIATIGRTSKGGATLTRKAASTNEINLPTHSQIIALPTYIPEDTSAIFPVHSASLGLETDSPQYLQPWLVEGFYLNPSEAVKFLAAIPLNAAKGEDAFLGGDLRFWSQVARWTLDLISRCKFLPRIDRQSDGAFAAKWQVLLDSAVDGTRLEKFSADMPLVCRTYQEGLGTGEEFSKSLFYVDFPGEPQELLLGFLNSTIDAQVREMVGSQPPIEAKAIAIAVRQWLQALTSASHAVNADTIEVERLEAALKAWTMPLQYQLTLKTLFRTCFQLRSPESGETDWTLAYFLQAADDSEFVVDAATIWNNPVERFVYENRTIEQPQETFLRGLGLASRLYPAIAPSFETEYPQSSHLTAIQAYEFIKAVAWRLEDSGLGVILPPSLANREGWANRLGLKITAETPKKKQGRLGLQSLLNFQWQLAIGGQTISKAEFDKLVALNSPLVEINGEWVELRPQDIKTAQTFFTTRKDQMSLSLEDALRFSTGDTQVIEKLPVVSFEASGALQELIGALSNNQAIAPLPTPTGFKGQLRPYQERGAAWLSFLERWGLGACLADDMGLGKCVANDTLIDVNGLLRTAETIWTTHAGETEFDGEGFWTKPTEELLVNSIDEETGKIVQANVRRLYRQQVSEKLRKITLEDGNSITITHRHKLLTNKGWTNNLQVGDYVCVPGKTLWNGKSQDHDLVKFLAWQIAEGHELPDVGRVTISQKDTRVLEDLLQTCQRIKERYNLKINSPNISTFPNRVASLRVNSQAYREFLEAKGYVWGKLSAEKSIPPFIMQADLNSVRIFLQNYFDAESAVLFSMRSIEISTASALLIQQLSSLLRRFGIWLRISPKLKCATNGTRTFRTYYIGVIGGNSARRFLQEIGFNNSEKQRNLEQICQIVSNTNTEGIPASDIVAQTVRTTGLPLRHFGMHNTVYTNSSQQFSQDSLQRVIAGMSRMISGEPQEQYQLLKSSKWTTQTLSAYSKLDVEQLSLTRQSLQCLLDREVFYCRIESIEEIDYNGWVYDFEVSEHHNFVANNIICHNTVQFIAFLLHLKEQDALENPTLLVCPTSVLGNWEREVNKFAPSLKILQYHGDKRPKGKAFLEAVKKHDLIVTSYSLLHRDIKSLESVSWQIIVLDEAQNVKNSEAKQSKAVRQLQATFRIALTGTPVENRLQELWSILDFLNPGYLGNKQFFQRRFAMPIEKYGDTASLGQLRSLVQPFILRRLKSDRDIIQDLPDKQEMTVFCGLTGDQAALYQQVVEQSLAEIDSAEGLQRRGMILALLIKLKQICNHPSQYLKQTTLEQHHSAKLLRLEEMLEEVLAEGDRALIFTQFAEWGKLLKPYLEKQLGREIFFLYGSTSKKQREEMIDRFQHDPQGPPIMILSLKAGGVGLNLTRANHVFHFDRWWNPAVENQATDRVFRIGQTRNVQVHKFVCTGTLEEKIHDMIESKKQLAEQVVGAGEEWLTEMNTDQLRNLLILDRSAIIDDDAE from the coding sequence ATGGCGATTTTACACGGTAATTGGTTACTAAAAAGTCAAAAGGGTTGTTTATTTATTTGGGGAGAAACTTGGCGATCGCCACGAGCGAATTTTGAGCCTAATGGATCTGGAGATATCCCGGTACATCCATTGGCAATGACATCGGTGGAGTTGAGTGAGTGGTTGGTTTCCCAGAAGATGGCGATTAGCAACTTTATCCAGCAACCTCAAGTTGCGATCGCAACGATTGGGCGAACCTCCAAAGGAGGCGCTACGCTAACGCGTAAAGCAGCCAGTACTAATGAGATAAATTTACCAACGCACTCCCAAATTATTGCCCTACCAACTTATATCCCAGAAGATACATCTGCGATTTTCCCCGTACATTCTGCCAGCTTGGGATTAGAAACAGACTCCCCACAATATTTGCAACCTTGGCTAGTTGAAGGTTTTTATCTCAACCCCAGCGAGGCGGTAAAATTTCTTGCTGCTATTCCTCTAAATGCTGCGAAAGGGGAAGATGCCTTTTTAGGAGGAGATTTACGTTTTTGGTCGCAGGTTGCCCGATGGACTTTAGATTTAATTTCGCGGTGTAAGTTTTTACCAAGAATTGACCGACAATCAGATGGTGCATTTGCTGCTAAATGGCAAGTACTTCTAGATAGTGCTGTAGATGGAACTCGCCTAGAAAAATTTTCTGCGGATATGCCGTTGGTTTGTCGCACCTATCAGGAGGGATTGGGGACTGGGGAGGAGTTTTCCAAATCCTTATTCTATGTGGACTTTCCCGGCGAACCTCAAGAATTACTTTTGGGATTTCTCAACAGTACGATAGATGCCCAAGTGCGAGAAATGGTAGGTTCTCAACCTCCAATTGAAGCTAAAGCGATCGCAATTGCGGTACGACAATGGTTGCAAGCTTTAACTAGTGCATCTCATGCAGTGAATGCAGATACCATTGAAGTGGAACGATTGGAAGCGGCACTAAAGGCTTGGACTATGCCGCTACAATACCAATTAACTCTTAAAACTCTATTTCGTACCTGTTTTCAACTGCGTTCTCCAGAGTCAGGCGAAACAGATTGGACATTAGCATATTTCCTGCAAGCGGCTGATGATTCTGAGTTTGTGGTGGATGCGGCAACTATTTGGAACAATCCAGTTGAACGATTTGTTTATGAAAATCGGACAATTGAGCAGCCACAGGAAACATTTTTGCGAGGTTTGGGGCTAGCTTCTCGATTGTATCCTGCGATCGCACCCAGTTTTGAAACAGAATATCCCCAATCTTCTCATCTCACCGCAATCCAAGCTTATGAGTTTATCAAAGCTGTAGCTTGGAGGTTGGAAGACAGTGGTTTGGGAGTAATTTTGCCTCCCAGTTTAGCGAATCGTGAAGGATGGGCGAACCGTTTGGGTTTAAAAATTACAGCCGAAACCCCAAAGAAAAAGCAGGGACGTTTAGGGTTGCAAAGTCTGCTAAATTTCCAATGGCAATTAGCAATTGGCGGACAAACTATTTCTAAAGCTGAGTTTGATAAACTTGTGGCTTTAAATAGTCCGCTAGTGGAAATTAACGGCGAGTGGGTGGAATTGCGCCCCCAAGACATCAAAACAGCCCAAACCTTTTTTACCACTCGCAAAGACCAAATGTCCCTTTCCTTGGAAGATGCCTTGCGTTTCAGTACAGGGGATACCCAGGTAATAGAAAAATTACCTGTAGTCAGCTTTGAGGCATCAGGGGCATTGCAAGAGTTGATTGGGGCGTTAAGTAATAATCAAGCGATCGCACCTTTGCCCACACCAACAGGCTTTAAAGGGCAGTTACGACCTTATCAAGAACGTGGTGCTGCTTGGTTGTCATTCTTAGAACGTTGGGGTTTAGGCGCGTGTCTCGCCGACGATATGGGATTGGGTAAATGCGTAGCAAACGATACTTTAATAGATGTAAACGGACTATTACGCACAGCCGAGACAATCTGGACAACTCACGCTGGAGAAACAGAGTTTGACGGCGAGGGATTTTGGACTAAACCCACAGAGGAATTATTAGTTAATTCCATAGATGAAGAAACTGGCAAAATTGTCCAAGCTAATGTTAGACGGTTGTATCGGCAGCAAGTCAGCGAGAAATTACGAAAAATCACTCTAGAAGACGGTAATAGTATTACTATCACCCATCGTCACAAGCTGCTGACAAATAAAGGTTGGACAAATAACTTACAGGTGGGCGATTACGTTTGTGTACCAGGTAAAACGCTTTGGAATGGAAAATCACAAGACCATGATTTAGTCAAGTTTCTCGCTTGGCAGATTGCTGAAGGGCATGAACTACCCGATGTGGGAAGAGTCACAATATCCCAAAAAGATACCAGAGTATTAGAGGATTTACTCCAGACTTGCCAACGCATTAAAGAGCGCTATAACCTTAAAATTAACAGCCCTAATATCTCTACCTTCCCTAACAGGGTTGCTTCTCTTCGAGTTAATAGCCAAGCCTATCGGGAATTCTTAGAAGCGAAGGGTTATGTTTGGGGTAAATTGTCGGCAGAAAAATCTATTCCGCCTTTCATCATGCAGGCAGATTTGAATAGTGTGCGGATATTTTTACAAAACTATTTCGATGCTGAATCTGCTGTTCTTTTTAGTATGCGGAGTATTGAGATTTCTACAGCTTCAGCTTTACTAATTCAGCAACTTTCTTCACTATTGCGTCGTTTCGGTATTTGGTTGCGAATATCGCCCAAACTGAAATGTGCCACTAATGGAACTCGCACTTTCCGCACCTATTATATCGGTGTAATTGGTGGAAATTCTGCCCGCAGATTTTTGCAAGAGATTGGATTTAATAACTCAGAAAAACAGAGAAATTTAGAGCAAATTTGTCAAATAGTCAGCAACACAAATACTGAAGGAATTCCTGCCTCTGATATTGTTGCCCAAACAGTCAGAACAACTGGACTACCGTTGCGGCATTTTGGGATGCACAACACAGTTTATACTAATAGCTCACAGCAATTTTCTCAAGATAGTTTACAACGAGTAATAGCTGGGATGAGCCGCATGATTAGTGGAGAACCCCAAGAGCAGTATCAGCTACTAAAATCTTCCAAGTGGACAACTCAAACTTTGTCAGCTTATAGCAAACTAGATGTAGAACAATTGAGTTTAACCAGACAGTCTTTGCAATGTCTTCTCGATCGAGAAGTCTTTTATTGCCGGATAGAATCAATAGAGGAGATAGATTATAATGGATGGGTTTATGACTTTGAAGTTAGCGAACATCACAATTTTGTTGCTAACAATATTATTTGCCATAACACTGTCCAATTCATTGCTTTTCTGCTGCACTTGAAAGAACAGGATGCGTTAGAAAATCCAACACTATTAGTTTGTCCAACTTCGGTTTTAGGCAACTGGGAAAGGGAAGTCAATAAATTTGCACCAAGCCTGAAAATTTTACAATATCACGGTGACAAACGCCCAAAAGGTAAAGCGTTTTTAGAAGCAGTAAAAAAACACGATTTAATCGTCACCAGCTATTCACTTCTTCATCGAGATATCAAGTCATTGGAAAGTGTCTCTTGGCAGATAATTGTTTTAGATGAAGCCCAGAATGTGAAAAATTCAGAGGCGAAGCAATCAAAAGCGGTACGCCAATTACAAGCAACATTTCGCATTGCATTGACGGGGACACCTGTAGAAAATAGACTACAAGAACTCTGGTCTATTTTAGATTTTCTCAATCCAGGATATTTAGGCAATAAGCAATTTTTCCAGCGTCGGTTTGCCATGCCAATTGAAAAGTATGGGGATACGGCTTCTTTAGGTCAATTACGTTCATTAGTTCAGCCATTTATCCTGCGGCGACTGAAAAGCGATCGCGACATCATTCAAGACTTACCAGATAAGCAAGAAATGACCGTATTTTGCGGTTTAACTGGCGACCAAGCCGCACTTTATCAACAAGTTGTAGAACAATCTTTAGCAGAGATAGATTCTGCGGAAGGATTGCAACGTCGGGGGATGATTTTGGCTTTACTAATCAAACTCAAACAAATCTGTAATCATCCGTCCCAATACTTAAAACAGACGACATTAGAACAACATCATTCAGCGAAACTTCTGCGGCTAGAAGAAATGTTAGAAGAAGTTTTAGCAGAAGGCGATCGCGCCTTAATCTTTACACAATTTGCTGAGTGGGGTAAATTACTTAAACCCTATTTAGAAAAACAGCTTGGGCGAGAAATATTCTTTTTATATGGCAGCACCAGTAAAAAGCAACGAGAAGAAATGATCGACCGTTTCCAACACGACCCCCAAGGGCCACCGATTATGATTCTTTCTCTAAAAGCCGGTGGTGTAGGACTAAATTTAACACGAGCAAATCATGTATTTCACTTTGATAGGTGGTGGAATCCTGCCGTAGAAAATCAAGCTACAGACCGAGTATTTCGGATTGGTCAAACCCGGAATGTGCAAGTACATAAATTTGTTTGCACAGGTACTTTAGAAGAAAAAATTCATGACATGATTGAAAGTAAAAAACAACTAGCTGAACAAGTTGTAGGTGCTGGTGAAGAATGGTTAACTGAAATGAATACAGACCAACTTCGCAACTTACTAATATTAGACCGCAGTGCAATAATTGATGATGATGCAGAATAA
- the psbC gene encoding photosystem II reaction center protein CP43, protein MVTLSNRPNILGGTGRDQESTGFAWWSGNARLINLSGKLLGAHVAHAGLIVFWAGAMTLFEVAHFVPEKPMYEQGLILLPHLATQGWGVGVGGEVIDTFPYFVVGVLHLISSAVLGFGGIYHAVRGPETLEEYSSFFGYDWKDKNKMTNIIGFHLIILGFGALLLVAKAMFFGGLYDTWAPGGGDVRIITNPTLNPAVIFGYVIKSPFGGEGWIVSVDNLEDVVGGHIWIAFICIAGGVFHILTKPFAWSRRASIWSGEAYLSYSLGALSLMGFIASIFVWFNNTVYPSEFFGPTGPEASQAQALTFLIRDQRLGANVGSAQGPTGLGKYLMRSPTGEIIFGGETMRFWDFRGPWLEPLRGPNGLDLEKIKNDIQPWQARRAAEYMTHAPLGSLNSVGGVATEINSFNYVSPRAWLSTSHFVLGFFFLVGHLWHAGRARAAAGGFEKGINRDTEPVMFMDDLD, encoded by the coding sequence GTGGTAACGCTCTCTAATAGACCAAATATATTAGGCGGCACTGGACGCGACCAAGAATCTACTGGCTTTGCCTGGTGGTCTGGTAATGCGCGTTTAATCAATCTATCCGGCAAACTCTTGGGCGCTCACGTTGCCCACGCTGGTTTGATTGTATTCTGGGCTGGAGCAATGACTTTGTTTGAAGTCGCTCACTTCGTTCCTGAAAAGCCCATGTACGAACAGGGCTTGATCCTGTTACCTCACCTTGCCACTCAAGGTTGGGGCGTTGGCGTTGGTGGTGAAGTCATCGACACCTTCCCCTACTTTGTTGTTGGCGTACTCCACCTAATTTCCTCAGCCGTCCTTGGCTTTGGCGGTATCTATCATGCCGTCCGCGGCCCAGAAACCTTAGAAGAATACTCTTCTTTCTTCGGTTACGACTGGAAAGACAAGAACAAGATGACCAACATCATCGGATTCCACCTGATTATTTTGGGATTCGGTGCGCTGCTGTTGGTAGCAAAAGCAATGTTCTTTGGTGGGTTGTATGACACCTGGGCACCAGGCGGTGGTGACGTTCGGATTATTACCAATCCGACACTGAACCCAGCAGTTATCTTCGGTTATGTAATCAAGTCTCCCTTCGGTGGCGAAGGCTGGATTGTCAGCGTTGATAACCTAGAAGATGTGGTCGGCGGTCACATCTGGATTGCCTTTATCTGTATTGCTGGCGGCGTTTTTCATATTCTTACCAAGCCATTTGCTTGGTCGCGTCGTGCATCCATCTGGTCTGGTGAGGCTTACCTATCCTACAGCTTGGGCGCTCTGTCGTTGATGGGCTTTATTGCCTCGATCTTTGTTTGGTTCAACAACACCGTTTATCCAAGCGAATTCTTTGGCCCTACTGGCCCAGAAGCTTCTCAAGCTCAGGCTTTGACCTTCTTGATTCGTGACCAACGCTTAGGTGCTAACGTTGGTTCTGCCCAAGGCCCCACAGGTCTAGGTAAATACCTGATGCGCTCTCCAACTGGTGAAATCATCTTCGGTGGTGAAACCATGCGCTTCTGGGATTTCCGCGGCCCTTGGTTGGAGCCTCTACGTGGGCCCAATGGTCTTGATTTGGAAAAAATCAAGAACGATATTCAACCTTGGCAAGCTCGTCGCGCTGCTGAATACATGACCCACGCTCCTCTGGGTTCTTTGAACTCCGTGGGTGGTGTGGCTACCGAGATTAACTCGTTCAACTATGTATCCCCTCGCGCTTGGTTGTCAACTTCTCACTTCGTATTAGGATTCTTCTTCCTAGTTGGTCACTTGTGGCACGCTGGTCGCGCACGGGCTGCGGCTGGTGGTTTTGAGAAAGGAATTAACCGTGATACTGAGCCAGTGATGTTTATGGACGACCTAGATTAG
- a CDS encoding Uma2 family endonuclease, protein MTVAKNRADRVMLYDISWQQFENLLKDLGDHRAARLAYDRTTLEIMTPLPEHEHYKEVISDSVKDIAEELAIDYESYGSTTWKRESRMAGVESDNCFYFQNEATVRGRLDLDLRQDPPPDLALEIDVTNKSLNRFPIYARLGVPELWCYDSGELKIYHLQNGEYVESEKSLVFPTLEIRYLPKLIEQNRADGRRAIRQAVREWVRKGGKGELSSQS, encoded by the coding sequence ATGACAGTCGCCAAGAATCGAGCAGACCGAGTAATGCTTTACGACATTAGCTGGCAACAGTTTGAAAATCTTCTAAAAGACTTGGGAGATCATCGAGCAGCACGGTTAGCTTACGATCGCACTACTTTGGAAATTATGACACCTTTACCTGAACACGAACATTACAAAGAGGTAATTAGCGATTCAGTCAAAGATATTGCTGAAGAGTTGGCTATAGACTATGAAAGTTATGGTTCCACTACCTGGAAGCGAGAAAGCCGAATGGCAGGGGTAGAGTCAGATAACTGCTTCTATTTCCAGAATGAAGCTACCGTTCGGGGTAGATTGGATCTGGACTTGAGACAAGACCCACCGCCTGATTTGGCACTGGAAATTGATGTTACCAATAAATCTCTAAATCGTTTTCCCATTTATGCCCGCTTGGGAGTACCAGAACTCTGGTGTTATGACTCTGGCGAACTCAAGATTTATCACCTGCAAAATGGCGAATATGTAGAGTCAGAGAAGAGTTTAGTATTTCCTACTTTAGAAATTCGATATCTGCCAAAACTGATTGAGCAAAATCGAGCAGATGGCAGACGGGCAATTCGTCAGGCGGTGCGCGAATGGGTAAGAAAAGGCGGAAAAGGTGAACTATCTAGTCAATCATAA
- a CDS encoding PCP reductase family protein: protein MNDSNFIETLRWTSEAKEKLQNIPFFVRTQARARIEQLAREGGQELVTADLVEQARLEFGQ from the coding sequence ATGAACGACTCTAATTTTATTGAGACTTTGCGATGGACATCGGAAGCTAAAGAAAAGTTACAAAATATTCCCTTTTTTGTCCGCACTCAAGCTAGAGCCAGAATTGAACAACTGGCTCGTGAAGGAGGACAAGAGCTTGTTACCGCTGATTTGGTAGAACAGGCTAGGCTTGAGTTTGGACAATAA
- the psbD gene encoding photosystem II D2 protein (photosystem q(a) protein), producing MTIAVGRAPSRGWFDVLDDWLKRDRFVFVGWSGILLFPCAFLALGGWLTGTTFVTSWYTHGLASSYLEGANFLTVAVSTPADSMGHSLLLLWGPEAQGDLTRWFQLGGLWPFVALHGAFGLIGFMLRQFEIARLVGIRPYNALAFSAPIAVFVSVFLMYPLGQSSWFFAPSFGVAAIFRFLLFLQGFHNWTLNPFHMMGVAGVLGGALLCAIHGATVENTLFEDGDGANTFRAFNPTQSEETYSMVTANRFWSQIFGIAFSNKRWLHFFMLFVPVTGLWMSAVGIVGLALNLRAYDFVSQELRAAEDPEFETFYTKNILLNEGIRAWMAPQDQPHEQFVFPEEVLPRGNAL from the coding sequence ATGACCATCGCAGTTGGACGCGCCCCCAGTAGAGGGTGGTTTGACGTTCTCGACGACTGGCTCAAGCGCGATCGCTTCGTATTCGTAGGTTGGTCAGGGATACTATTGTTCCCCTGCGCCTTCCTAGCACTAGGCGGTTGGCTGACCGGCACCACCTTCGTCACCTCTTGGTATACCCACGGATTAGCCTCCTCCTACCTAGAAGGTGCGAACTTTTTGACAGTGGCAGTATCCACCCCCGCCGACAGCATGGGACATTCCCTATTGCTGTTGTGGGGGCCAGAAGCCCAAGGCGACCTCACCCGTTGGTTCCAATTGGGTGGCTTGTGGCCATTCGTTGCCCTACACGGAGCCTTCGGTTTGATTGGCTTCATGTTGCGGCAATTTGAAATTGCGCGTCTAGTAGGAATCCGTCCTTATAACGCCCTCGCCTTCTCTGCTCCCATTGCAGTATTCGTCAGTGTATTTCTGATGTACCCCTTGGGACAATCAAGCTGGTTCTTTGCACCCAGCTTTGGCGTAGCGGCAATTTTCCGGTTCCTGCTATTCCTGCAAGGCTTCCACAACTGGACACTCAACCCCTTCCACATGATGGGTGTTGCTGGTGTATTGGGTGGTGCGCTATTGTGCGCTATTCACGGAGCCACTGTTGAAAATACCTTATTTGAAGACGGTGATGGAGCTAATACCTTCCGCGCCTTCAATCCAACCCAGTCCGAAGAAACCTATTCAATGGTGACGGCAAACCGTTTCTGGTCGCAGATTTTCGGGATTGCTTTCTCCAACAAACGCTGGTTGCACTTCTTCATGTTGTTCGTGCCAGTTACAGGTTTATGGATGAGTGCCGTCGGCATCGTCGGTTTAGCACTTAACCTGCGGGCTTATGATTTCGTTTCCCAAGAATTACGGGCGGCGGAAGACCCTGAGTTTGAAACCTTCTATACCAAAAACATTTTGCTGAACGAGGGTATCCGCGCTTGGATGGCTCCTCAAGATCAACCCCACGAACAATTTGTATTCCCTGAGGAGGTATTACCACGTGGTAACGCTCTCTAA
- a CDS encoding peptidylprolyl isomerase — MRLKISQFLLSLVLISAVMLGGCSTQQVASNTSSPTSTATSTTQTTTEATSVSQTSSETVPGIAGLPRLEGKATVVITVKGSPITIEVDGTDAPITAGNFVDLVQKGVYDGLAFHRVVRDPQPFVVQGGDPKSKDPKVPADQLGTGSYIDPKTGNARYIPLEVKPKGADTPIYNKPFDATAQPVVLPHKQGAVAMARSQSPDSASAQFYFALADLAFLDGNYAVFGNVTQGFDVVNKIQQGDRIESAKVTQGAENLKTPTPNP, encoded by the coding sequence ATGCGGTTAAAAATTTCACAATTTTTGCTTTCTCTTGTGCTTATCAGTGCTGTGATGCTTGGAGGATGTTCAACACAGCAGGTAGCTTCTAATACGTCTTCTCCAACCTCGACAGCTACCTCGACTACCCAGACGACTACTGAAGCAACATCCGTATCTCAAACTAGTAGTGAGACTGTTCCTGGAATCGCTGGTTTACCACGTCTTGAAGGCAAGGCTACTGTGGTAATAACAGTTAAAGGTTCGCCCATTACTATCGAAGTAGACGGCACTGATGCCCCCATCACAGCTGGAAACTTCGTAGATTTAGTGCAAAAGGGTGTTTACGATGGTTTAGCTTTCCATCGAGTTGTGCGCGATCCCCAACCGTTTGTAGTTCAAGGGGGCGATCCCAAAAGCAAAGACCCGAAAGTTCCAGCAGATCAACTAGGAACCGGTAGCTATATTGACCCAAAAACGGGAAATGCTCGCTATATACCTTTAGAAGTTAAGCCAAAAGGTGCGGATACTCCGATTTACAATAAACCATTTGATGCTACTGCTCAACCCGTTGTATTGCCCCATAAACAGGGTGCAGTAGCGATGGCGCGATCGCAATCACCAGACTCCGCTTCTGCTCAGTTTTACTTTGCTTTGGCGGATCTAGCCTTTTTGGATGGTAACTACGCCGTGTTTGGCAATGTCACTCAAGGCTTTGATGTCGTGAACAAAATTCAGCAAGGCGATCGCATTGAATCCGCGAAAGTCACCCAAGGGGCTGAAAACCTGAAAACACCAACTCCTAACCCCTAA
- a CDS encoding SWIM zinc finger family protein: MTNYTLQASREWWSQQWLDLLDSYRFKKRLERARNYARQGNVLSIEFKGAKVLARVQGSEVEPYKVSLSLEPFTDEQWGYVIETMSQRAIFAAKLLAGEMPQNIEEVFTANGLSIFPFTLGDVQSKCSCPDKANPCKHIGALYYQLGDRFSEDPFVLFQLRGRTKEQIISDLRQLRSAKIKPTTTETPDIQESIHNNKYSVTIDSFWQYNEPLESSLVVIAPSTSEMVLDVLGAIPLAKEEENAVNSTSSDVVMKYLNTVYRDVSQKAFLAAMNVGGS, encoded by the coding sequence ATGACTAATTACACATTACAAGCAAGCCGAGAATGGTGGTCACAACAATGGCTAGATTTGCTAGATTCTTATCGCTTTAAAAAACGTTTAGAACGTGCAAGAAACTATGCTCGTCAAGGAAATGTTCTCAGTATTGAATTTAAAGGTGCAAAAGTATTAGCTAGGGTGCAAGGTAGTGAAGTTGAACCTTATAAAGTTTCCCTTTCCCTTGAACCATTTACCGATGAACAGTGGGGTTATGTAATTGAAACCATGTCCCAAAGGGCAATTTTTGCTGCCAAGCTACTAGCAGGAGAAATGCCACAAAATATAGAAGAAGTCTTTACGGCTAATGGTCTTTCGATATTTCCTTTTACCCTTGGTGATGTCCAAAGTAAATGCTCTTGTCCTGATAAAGCAAATCCCTGTAAACATATTGGTGCATTGTACTATCAGTTAGGCGATCGCTTCAGTGAAGACCCCTTTGTACTATTTCAATTGCGCGGACGCACCAAAGAGCAAATTATCAGCGATTTACGCCAGTTACGTAGTGCAAAAATTAAACCTACTACCACAGAAACGCCCGATATTCAAGAGTCAATTCATAATAATAAATACTCGGTTACAATTGATTCTTTCTGGCAATACAATGAGCCACTAGAGTCATCCTTGGTAGTAATTGCGCCATCCACTAGCGAGATGGTATTAGATGTATTAGGAGCAATCCCTCTAGCGAAGGAAGAGGAAAATGCAGTAAATTCAACTTCGAGTGACGTAGTAATGAAGTATTTAAATACAGTTTACAGAGATGTGAGCCAGAAGGCTTTTTTAGCAGCGATGAATGTGGGAGGAAGTTGA